The DNA window TTCGGCGTCGCGGGCGGTGCGGAAACCGGCGAAGATCTGCCGCCGGACGGGGTAGTCCCAGTTGCGGAAGGTGGCGCGGCCGACGACCGGCGCCACGGCGAAGGAGCCGCCGCGCAGCACCTTGTGGTCGCTGCCGAAGAACACCTCGGAGTACTCCCGGTAGGGCCAGGCACGGAACCCGGGGTAGGGGGTGAAGTCGCTGCCGGTCCACTCCCAGACGTCGCCCATCAACTGCCGGGCGCCGTAGGCGGAGGCGCCGGCCGGGTAGCTGCCGGCGGGTGCCGGGCGCAGATGGCGCTGGCCGAGGTTGGCGTGGGCGGGGGTGGGGTCGGCGTCGCCCCACGGGTAGCGGCGGGTGCGGCCGGTAGCCGGGTCGTGGCGGGCGGCCTTCTCCCACTCGGCCTCGGTGGGCAGCCGCCGCCCGGCCCAGCGGGCGTAGGCGTCGGCCTCGTACCAGGAGACATGGACCACCGGCTCGTCGGCGGGCACCGGCTCGGTGGTGCCGAAGCGGCGGCGCAGCCAGGTGGCGCCGTCCCTGGACCAGAAGAGCGGCGCGGTGAGGCCGGCCCGCTGCCGGTGCTGCCAGCCCTCGGCGGTCCACCAGCGGGGGTCGTCATAGCCTCCGTCGGCGATGAAGCGCTGGTAGGCGCCGTTGGTGACCGGGACGGTGTCCAGGAAGAAGGCGGGGACGTGCACGAGGTGGGCGGGGCGTTCATTGTCCAGCGCCCAGGGCTCGCCGGCCGCGCCCATGGTGAAGTCGCCTGCGGGGATCAGGACTTCGGCGGGCAGCGCGGCGGCGTCGCCGGGGGCGGGGGCGGGCGGCGGGTCGGCGAGCACCGGGGGGCCGTGGCGCAGCTGATGGGTGATCAGCATGGTCTCGTCATGCTGCTGTTCATGCTGGGCGATCATCCCGAAGGCGAAGCCGCCGCGCAGCAGTCCGGTGCCGTCCAGCGCGGTGGTCTCCAGCAGGTCCAGCACCCGGCCGCGTACCTCGTGGGTGTAGGCGCGGGCCTCGGCGGGCGGCAGCAGCGGGAGGGAGGGGCGCTCGGCGCGGGGGTGCTCGAAGGCGTCGTACAGCGGGTCGATCTCGGGGTGCAGGGGGTCGCGGCCACCGACGTTGCGCAGCAGCCAGAGCTCCTCCTGGTTGCCGATGTGGGCGAGGTCCCAGACCAGCGGCGACATCAGCGGGGAGTGCTGGGCGACCAGGTCGGGTTCCTCGACGCAGCCGGTGAGGGCGGCGGTGCGCTCACGGGCGGCGAGCAGTTCGGCGGCGATGCGCTCGCGCAGGGCGTCGCCCGACGTTCCGGGGCCGGGTGCGGTGTCGGTGTTCAGCACGGGG is part of the Peterkaempfera bronchialis genome and encodes:
- the egtB gene encoding ergothioneine biosynthesis protein EgtB, with product MLNTDTAPGPGTSGDALRERIAAELLAARERTAALTGCVEEPDLVAQHSPLMSPLVWDLAHIGNQEELWLLRNVGGRDPLHPEIDPLYDAFEHPRAERPSLPLLPPAEARAYTHEVRGRVLDLLETTALDGTGLLRGGFAFGMIAQHEQQHDETMLITHQLRHGPPVLADPPPAPAPGDAAALPAEVLIPAGDFTMGAAGEPWALDNERPAHLVHVPAFFLDTVPVTNGAYQRFIADGGYDDPRWWTAEGWQHRQRAGLTAPLFWSRDGATWLRRRFGTTEPVPADEPVVHVSWYEADAYARWAGRRLPTEAEWEKAARHDPATGRTRRYPWGDADPTPAHANLGQRHLRPAPAGSYPAGASAYGARQLMGDVWEWTGSDFTPYPGFRAWPYREYSEVFFGSDHKVLRGGSFAVAPVVGRATFRNWDYPVRRQIFAGFRTARDAEPRPGRTAAGAA